In Apostichopus japonicus isolate 1M-3 chromosome 3, ASM3797524v1, whole genome shotgun sequence, a single genomic region encodes these proteins:
- the LOC139965716 gene encoding glucose-fructose oxidoreductase domain-containing protein 1-like → MLEGVGVVGTGPLTNLLLSTLHSVGIKVVAIWGPTLEQATETARHFRIPFHTDKIEDVLLHQEVDLVWVTCPPHLHSQVASNALSIGKHVLCERPPGLKKEDAVKMVTAAQYYPSLMSVMTLGLRFLPSYLRTKKMIQDREIGDVFLCDIKMSCGSLLGDKYNWSCDENMGGGVLNTIGPHIIDIITFLTGEKIVKVRGMLKTFVKQTDCISGIRHITSDDFCTFQAELSRGATATITLNTHVPGQFRQEVLIIGSDGRLLIRDADLHGQTASMPREQLLLADIQHIPEKQKYSLQSIPELPVLYHKGLLKLIDVLKESFERRKERLNWDPEPITFAATFEDALYIQTVLDAIRVSNKSGQWENVDLHKENGDDFSLF, encoded by the coding sequence ATGCTAGAGGGAGTTGGAGTTGTGGGTACAGGACCACTTACTAATCTCCTGTTATCCACCCTTCACTCAGTCGGTATCAAAGTTGTTGCAATCTGGGGACCAACTCTGGAACAAGCAACCGAGACAGCTCGACATTTTCGAATTCCATTCCACACAGATAAGATAGAAGATGTTTTACTGCATCAAGAAGTCGATCTTGTTTGGGTGACCTGCCCTCCCCATCTTCACTCTCAGGTGGCTTCGAATGCTCTCAGTATTGGTAAGCATGTCCTCTGCGAGCGTCCTCCAGGGCTGAAGAAAGAGGACGCTGTTAAGATGGTGACAGCTGCACAGTATTACCCATCCTTAATGTCGGTCATGACCCTGGGGCTTAGATTCTTACCGTCTTACCTTAGGACCAAAAAAATGATTCAGGACAGAGAGATTGGAGATGTTTTCCTTTGTGATATTAAGATGTCTTGTGGGAGCCTTCTTGGAGACAAGTACAACTGGAGCTGTGATGAGAACATGGGTGGTGGGGTTTTGAACACTATAGGCCCACACATCATCGACATCATAACTTTCCTCACAGGAGAGAAAATAGTTAAGGTGAGAGGAATGCTGAAAACATTTGTCAAACAGACTGACTGTATAAGTGGCATCAGGCACATCACAAGTGATGACTTTTGCACTTTCCAAGCTGAGCTGAGCCGTGGTGCCACAGCCACCATCACGCTCAATACCCACGTGCCCGGTCAGTTCCGACAAGAGGTCCTAATTATTGGTTCAGACGGGAGGTTATTGATAAGAGATGCCGATCTGCACGGACAGACTGCATCCATGCCCAGAGAACAGCTCCTGCTTGCAGATATTCAACATATacctgaaaaacaaaaatacagtttgcagtctATTCCAGAGTTACCAGTCTTATACCATAAAGGTCTTCTAAAGTTAATTGATGTCTTAAAAGAGTCATTTGAAAGGAGGAAGGAACGTTTAAATTGGGATCCAGAACCGATCACATTTGCAGCAACATTTGAAGATGCTCTGTACATTCAGACAGTCTTAGACGCCATTAGGGTTTCCAATAAATCAGGACAGTGGGAAAACGTTGATTTACATAAAGAAAATGGAGatgatttttctcttttttaa